In Mytilus trossulus isolate FHL-02 chromosome 10, PNRI_Mtr1.1.1.hap1, whole genome shotgun sequence, the DNA window AAAGGAAAAAGATTTATTAATAACAGACTAAAATATAACGTTGTGTATATATGTcatgaaattaacaacaatgttgtttataaaatagaaatgtaACATTGTGTAGATCACTGTATAAAAAtgtcatgaaattttttttacaaaatagaaatatactTTGTTTTCATCATCGTGTATAAAATGTcatgaaattaacaacaatgttatttacaaaattgaaatgtttttttttccctgGACAATGTAATCTTTTTCAAGCGGAAATAAACACAAAGTCAGACAGTTTATTACACATTAATCagattacaataaatatattcgATTATACAATATCTGTTGGTGTATCGCCATGgatgtatcaaaataaaaatattacaacgGCGGGAAAGTAAAACATAAAGTTCGTGCCAAGTTAAAAATCTTATGAATGAAACGGCGGGGAGGTACAAGGTTGTACATGTCTACCTATAAAATGGAGACAAACTGAACAAGTTTGTACAAGAATTGAACCTGCACCAATCAGACATTCAACATGCGATTTAAACTTCAATTCCCGCAAATTTAACCACAACAATGAATAAACacgttaataaaaataaaatttacgaaaatgtaattattaaattttgaaatattctctCCCGTTGTGAATTGCTACGTTTTCCCGTAATTTACATATTTGTCATAAGTACACTATTTCCTTTCCGATATTTCTGGTATTTACAAACATAACATTTAACACGGATTTTGAACGTTGCCTTGCAACAGAAAGATTATTATGAAACCGACATTTCTCACCGGGTTACAACCGTACGTTAATTTATACAACTAGGGCGTAGTAAATGCGTAAATTTGAGATAAGTGGTTGACCTAGCTTGTCGAATAAAATGTCAACAACACACCGCGGTAAACAAGTCGTGGCCTAGATTTTATAACTCACCAGAAATCTGTGTTTGTACGACTTTCTTCTCAGGTTTATTGCACACATTAACATTTTTCTGACTAGAACAATTCTCCTCCGAGTTCGAAGATTTTTCACATGTACTAATGTCCTCACAAGAATCTAAAGACAACACAGATTGTAAACTTCCAGTTGTCTGTTTCACAGTAATTATGTCACTaattttccttttcaatttCACTGGATAGTCTCTGGTATAAAAAGACGGAATATATTCCTTTTCTTCACAAACTTCCCACTGGTATTTCCCTTCTAAAGGAACATCTTGGTCAAAGTCATAATTCCATTTCTCACGTAATTCACTTCTATTGTCCTCTAAAGCTTTATCCAAATCTTTACGGATACTTTCGTGGTCGGGTGGACCAAACAGGCAACGACGAACTTTAGATTTTGTAGAAAAGGTTTGCATCTTGCTTATTACTCCTCAAGAGAAATTGTAAATACTAGCAATTTTCTACACCCTCGGTCTTTAAATGGCATACACACAACTGAATCCTGTCACAACACGCAGCGTTACTTTAAGATCGATTGACCAATCAGAATCGTGGTAGGCGTGGTCAGATGATTAATTTATCTAGCTTATTTACTATGAAGGTCAGATAGAGAGAAATGACCAGACTAGTATTTTAACGtgtaaaattacttttaaattcaattatttttttaaattctataaaatagtttttaacTGAAGTGAAAATGTATCTTATCCAATTGATTATAAAGATTTggatgtctgtttttttttatatacgctATTTTATGCATCAGCGGTTTTTCTAAATATAGAAACGATTGTAACGTGTTGGCACTTGCCTTCAGGGTCATTGTAGCGGAACTTAAGTAAAGAATGAATTCATTATGACACGTGAATGGGGTTAAATATACTATGTACAATAAACAAAGAATATACTTCCGATTAAGTGCGGTACAAATTTCATTAGAGAAGAAAGACtgtatttaattgaaataattgattAAATGAAAGATCAAATATAGTTCATGATTATAAATAATTGTTCATTATTGTGATTGTTCGAGGAAATTACAATGCGTTTATTGTTTCTTTGTAGATCAGATGAATAAAacattgttcattttatttatattcataaaaaatagcAAGAATAacgaaaaaaggaaaaaaaaaaaaatttggtttatagtttttaatagtataatcattttttctttttctataacaatgaattgctttaaataaaaatcaaaaagtacattatttttaaatgtagttgaacaaaattttcttaaaatattataGAACTTTATgtgctaaataaaaaaaaatcgcgaTTAAGTCAAATGTTTAATTCCAAGATATAAAATTTTTTAATGAGAGTGTATAATGCACGAAATATTTCACCATGAAACTAATCCaaactatgtaaattttaaataagtGAACTGAAAAAAGCACATCccttcaacattttaaaaatacatcaaattttcatgctttctttaaataaaatactacAATTACTAAGATGCATAATTTTATgatcttgtttttttaaatttgtcattaatCTAGGATTTTACAAAATCCCTGACTTCACTTATACTCTGGTTACATATGCATTTGTACAGAAATCTAAATAATAACAGGTTTTGTTCTACATGCCTTAACAGTGTGGTTGTCCTACAAAGGATGTGAAGAtttggaagaagaagaagaagaagataatGTACTAGTTGTCTGTTTTATTAATTAACTGGATAGGTGctaatattattaataaagaTATAGTCCGTCAATATGGTCAATATCTACAAAAATATCTCTTTATTGCAATTGGCAAATGCTTTAAACGAATTAAACCTCTTAGAACGATATCTTTGATCTTTGCATTCCCATCTTTGTTTCCAAGtcgaataaaaaattgcataaaatATATAGCTCAAGTTTGAGCTTGTATACTAACATATATAGTTTGCACAATAGTCCCAGATTTTAGACATCTAAGATAAAACCTGATCTATTGGTCCAATTTGTGAGATAATgtgttttggaattttcaatttgtgtattttgcgtttaaagaaagataactctggACATAATTTGTGACACGCATTGTGTGTAATATACAAAGACGCGACAGATGGTTGGACAAATGTATTTATTGGATTTGCACATATTTAATTTGTGTAATGTCATTTTTCGCATTCTATATACTATATCAGTGAAGATTAGCTATGTTGTTTAACTTTCAATATTGACGCGTGTACATGGAACAGGTGTCCGATAAGTGGACATATTGCAAAGTtgaacaaagaattaaaatatttctcaggACTTcggttttgtttgttattaatttACCGTTACAAAAGGACAACAATGTCCCGACAAAGGGATTTTACAATACCCAacggaaaaataaaaataaagacattAATCGTTTAATAAAACGGACAATTAATCTAATTTCCTGTCATTAATGTGTTGTATCACCATACAAGTGTTAAATTCCacataaaactaaaaattaCAACTCTTTAACAAAGTGgcaattaaaatatgattattgtCGTACAACAGGTTAACGTTTTTGGTTAAGTGGTACGGATAGTAAGAATCTTATTCACTAGGTGCTATAAGTTACTATCTTAGATAGTAACTTATAGCACCTAGTGAACAGCGACCTTTGTATGGATGGAAAACATTAAACGTTTTATCAGAAATATCTTGTCGTGAAACTTTACAGCTTAAAAAATCCAACTAGGAACTTAATATTTCAGTTCATTGACGTAATTTATAAGTAGAAACCCGGAAACATCcctattttacaataaatcacGAACAGGAAATATTACGGATATAAGATCATTATGcagttgttttgttataaatcagcTTATTTCATTGTAAACACTGCAACCAAAATTTAGagttatgtataaaatatttgaaaatatatatctgaGAACAACCaaacaattataatttgtatttctttataGGAGTAAGACTGTAAGCCTAAAATATCATTTCGGAACAGACGGTATCAGTTACaaaattaaacagttttaaaattcctaactaaacaaataaatcaaaaacagaaACATAATACAATGTATTCCCCGCTCAAACACTCACTAAGAAGAAACCAGTAGAATCGATTGTAATGGGATAATTATTGAAATTCTCATCTGAATGGTTATGACACTATTGGTCAATACTGGTCAAATATTGACCATATAAACTTGAATCTTGACGTGTTTACATTTCGTTTTAGTGACGTAACACTGTCACATCCGTCCCGTATACACTCTGACATGTACTATAGCCTTAATGTAATTGACCATAATGTATCCTACGATGATGtccaaacaaattttatatacttaacttgattataaatatttaatcttAATAACACGGGCAATAAAATGCCAAAGATGTCAGTTGATTGTCTCCCCTGACAGTGCACATTGAGAAAAACAATGCGGAGATTCTTTTccacagaagaagaaaaaccaACTGAAATTGCTTTCATTTCTTTTATGTCTTAtacgttttatattttaatggtttattttgCTCTTTGATAGTCTATTATTCTTGGATTTGACTCattgttatgaaaattaaaaaaatcgttagtacaaccaaggatttgtatccaactatacaaatccttggtaaaACACCTGTATTAGATACtaaaaatcttaatattttcaatttattaaacatattcaaacatatacatgaaaaaaaaaatgatctgcTGGTCCAAACTTGTACACGGCAtattaattcatttcaattaaCAAGAATTGATCTCTGGTGTGTTAATTAACATCTCATTCAACAGTTAAACTGGATTTCATAAACACATAGATACCCCGGagaatttaataaacaaacaaacaaacacaaatacataattTTGCGCCTTAAAAATATACAGTTATCCTGGGCTTTTTCGCATAAAccaaaattttgtcaaaataatttttatgtcagtttttttcttgtttgtgcaCCGAATATAAATAGACACCTAACCAAAGTTGCATCTAATAATCATTTTCAGCCTTGGTTGAAATCTTGAATGAGTTTTCCCCATCTAGTTAATAGATAATAAGaaaattttctttacaaatggTCTGTCCTGGATTGAATAATCCTATCATAATGTAACATAACAGACTATTCAACCTATTTGCGTTAAAAACTTTAAACCTAATTGTTTTATAAGTTTAAATGGTCAGTTCGGGTAAATGAACTGACAGTGACCATCGGTCAATTTTACGTTTTCGACCTACTTAAAGTACAATAAAGCAGTTATCTCTTAATTTAAAACTGAAGACATTTTAAAGGAAAGACCATATGTTTTTGTGAAATATGAAATCGAATATTCATATAACTGGTTTGAACAATCTTAAATGTTTAGACGTAAAACTTATTTTGTGATTAATATTCTAGTGGGGACAATGATCGTAAAAAGTATGGACATTTTACCGAAATCTTTTCACATTTTTACCACCATTATTTAATTAGTTAATTTCTTTTAAGAGTAGAGATAAGATTTAATctacatgtaaatatttataactaacATAGGCGATGAAACAAGATTATTTGTAAACATACCGGTAGATACAAAGTACAATTACTTTGGCCTGATAGGTGTCATCTGATTAAAATTATCAGTTTTTCCGGACAATAAGTGTTAACATAAGACACGTAACATGCTTTAATCTTTGCTCTCATCGAAAACGTGACAAATTACTTAATTTGTACGACAATTTTGATAATCAACATAGCGGTATAGATGAAATAGAGtctatatttgaattttcaattcaattcatttcaaataaaattaaataagtcaTTTAAAATTAACTATAGCAATCATTATATGGGCATCTACTAATGAAATCTCAGCATAGACCCTACCTCACAAAAACACTCTATATTGTAATCTTTGAATAACCGGCGAATACATCATAAAACGAGGCAGTCCacatttagttaaattttaattaagaaaCAATTTCGAATCATCGCTTTGGAGGTACTATAGACGTTGACATTCACAAGGGTTCTTGAACAATAACATTAAACCCGAATTACAAACAGGCCTAAAAAATTGGTCTGTTaataatagattaaaaaaaaaattccctatGCACTCCCTAGTAATAAAACTGTATATGAATAAACGCCGAAGTGCGCCATGAGAATATGTTATACCAAGGATTTGTCGAGTACTTTACAAATCCTTTATTGCACTGAAGAGTAACTCAATAGTTATCAATGTCTGCCTTTGGTTTCAATGTTTACTTGTCCACAAATAAGGATAATGCATGGTGTAATAACATAACCCAGCAGACCAGATTTAAGTTAAGCTATTGAATAATAACGTGAATCGATTTAGCGGCTTAACCAAAAGCGCGCCAAACTGAAGATGCCTTAACCCCGAAGACTATCAATAACACGAAATCTGACGACAATAATTTCAGTAGGAAGACGAAATGTTTCCCAAAGACAACattgattttacatattttattatttgagcCACCATGCATGTTACTGATTTTTGACAGTCGGCCAACATTCCCGTTTCTGTTTCTTCTCcccttttgaatatttttgttattaaaaaccTGTTTTACTCGTTTTTTCGTAAGTTGTATACATTTCTCATTCAGCCGCAGTTTGAAAAAGGGTTAAGTTCCAAACTCTGGCGCCAATgcttatgtacatgtacatcactGCTTATGTAATCCTTGTAATTTTTGCGTTTGTACTCGTCAGGGTTTTACTTTTTGCTATTACAAgtgatatttatgaaaatgaatgaAGTCATACCAATTTATTGATCTTACTTTACTGGTgtgaagataaaataaaatccgGATGCTAgcttctttttaaaatgacaatgacaaaaaatataataagaggTGTCCGACTGCCTATATTGAAATTATTGATTTCGTTAGTAATTAAAGTTTtcagctttattttttttctgtccaAGTCTTCGGTTTATGGCCCATTGGGGAGcgtttttcttattgtttgcAAGGTTGAGTCTAACACCAATTTAATTCGTCAGATGATTCTTTTGGAGTTTTAAAACTgtgatatttttacaaaaaatataagagcaaaaatatatatatagaagaaCTTGGGAAAGACAAATATGTGACTCACAAATTTGTATATGGATAAAACATCAGCTATAAGAGTATAGCCAGTGTTATGGTCGCTGTTAAGTATAatccattaaataaaaaaaccttcaagtatttgaaaacacaaattaagaaGACAAATTGTCTGAATTTGATTTTGTCTAAAAATAAACTCAAGGACTAGTATGGAACAGAAAGAGAAGAATTTTTCATTAACTCTATTTGCCTTTGACAGATGACCATATGAAACTTTCTCTgtcaaattaattattaaacGATTAAGTGACAATttggaaaacaaacaaacacatatgggaacaatgatttaaatttgtttgcctTTACATTTTGAGCCGTCGCCATTATGTGATAAAACTGTTTGGCACCTGTTGATAAGAGTACTTGACGGTTTGGCGACAGGTGACCAGTTTATTGCAGATCGATACATGACAAACTGGTGACCGGTTTATTGTACCTCAATAATAACTCTTCAAAGTTTGGTACTGATGGACCATTGCTTGTGTCTTATTTTGTCCCTAATTGTCTGATGTGTGAAAAACGCGTGATAATCACTGTACAAGTGTCTCATAAGTCATTTTGTTGCTGAATATTGATACTTATTCTCTGTGCTGTTTATATAGATATTATGTGTTTCAATCAATATGCgacactataataaaataatttcattctt includes these proteins:
- the LOC134686823 gene encoding cyclin-dependent kinase inhibitor 1B-like — encoded protein: MQTFSTKSKVRRCLFGPPDHESIRKDLDKALEDNRSELREKWNYDFDQDVPLEGKYQWEVCEEKEYIPSFYTRDYPVKLKRKISDIITVKQTTGSLQSVLSLDSCEDISTCEKSSNSEENCSSQKNVNVCNKPEKKVVQTQISAFMPKRKRSRSDVSLSTIRTKSPRI